A stretch of the Sebaldella sp. S0638 genome encodes the following:
- a CDS encoding TetR/AcrR family transcriptional regulator — protein MEKNKVNSRQKILETASELFKSQGYHATGLNQIIKESGAPKGSIYHYFPGGKEELAIESIKLAVRKGKENLINDLSKSSDPLKSIEELLKKISDDFDPHNPHHGVSISMLAMETSVISDPLRNACLDAFKTWESIFYDKLIEGGFNPEEAEGLGMTIHFLLEGAVALSIVRQDNKPFLIISKQIKRLLSCNT, from the coding sequence ATGGAGAAAAATAAAGTAAATTCCAGACAAAAAATTCTGGAAACTGCTTCTGAGCTTTTCAAGTCCCAAGGCTATCATGCTACAGGACTAAATCAGATAATAAAAGAAAGCGGTGCCCCAAAAGGTTCTATATATCATTATTTCCCAGGCGGAAAAGAAGAACTGGCTATAGAATCTATAAAACTTGCTGTAAGAAAAGGAAAAGAAAATCTCATCAATGATTTATCTAAAAGTTCAGACCCTCTAAAATCCATCGAAGAATTACTAAAAAAGATATCTGACGACTTTGATCCACATAATCCTCATCACGGGGTCTCTATCAGTATGCTCGCTATGGAAACTTCAGTTATTAGCGATCCCCTCAGAAATGCCTGCCTGGATGCATTCAAGACATGGGAGAGCATTTTCTACGACAAGCTTATTGAAGGCGGTTTCAATCCTGAAGAGGCAGAAGGTCTTGGTATGACAATACATTTTCTTTTGGAAGGTGCTGTTGCCCTATCGATTGTAAGGCAGGATAATAAGCCCTTTTTGATCATTTCAAAACAGATAAAAAGATTACTAAGCTGTAATACATAA